A window of Mangifera indica cultivar Alphonso chromosome 13, CATAS_Mindica_2.1, whole genome shotgun sequence contains these coding sequences:
- the LOC123195342 gene encoding DNA topoisomerase 1-like isoform X2, whose protein sequence is MRLAMSSLVSSTTSTRSAFLLRRFMATLQYRTLHSSFGFGNKYNKCCLLKCLNTWQSFHLFRSLPGACRFNSRYISSFLPLDRGIKLASLNSILFPRRYFFYVSKAANEEKRGNSFPFKFKKSWIQTKALASARKNQDVNMVTSASEQLVQDAKEGVTQKSKVNNKTKQPSRSKKSKEKLSAATASEQATVEKSPTLASKTSTGITTVETLDSSVSTKQQSNKKSENSSRKGKCSKVASQKQKLEKVIIKKHQGQKKLKPLYPPIGKSVVVVESVTKAKVFQGYLGDMYEVLPSYGHIRDLAARSGSVRPDDDFSMVWEVSLAAWTHLQSIRMALNGAESIILASDPDCEGEAIAWHITEMLQQQEALSENITVARVVFHEITEASIKSALQAPREVDVNLVHSYLARRALDYLIGFNISPLLWRKLPGCQSAGRVQSAALSLICDRELEIDEFKPQEYWTVEVELNKQEPNSSADTFCFPAHLTHFKSKKLNQYSISSHTKAKDIEQKINTIDLQVIGSKKSTMRKNPPTPYITSTLQEDAANILHFSASYTMKLAQKLYEGVQLSEGKAAGLITYMRTDRLRISDEAVRDIRSLLIERYGSDYASESPQKYFKMVKNAQEAHEAIRPTDMRRLPAMLTGILDEDSLKLYTLIWSRTMACQMEPAIIGQIQLDIGDTTESIVFRSSCSKVEFLGFQAVYEDANAGAIKYKENEEKDRDEAFEILNSLKSGEPLSLGQVELKQHHSQPPPRYSEGSLVKKLEELGIGRPSTYASTLKVLQDRKYVTVKSHVLYPEFRGRMVSAFLSHHFSEVTNYSFTADTETELDNVSAGVTEWKGLLKDYWTRFNSYCTRAQRVHIHQVEEMLGKTFGDFLFASIPNKDRACPSCGEGTLIFRVSRFGAGYFIGCNQHPKCKYIAKTLYGDEDEEEDAPEKSSSVEEPRLIGLHPGSHEKVLLKSGPYGFYVQLGEDRMDYAPKRVNASHIKDMDSITLEDALELLRFPLTLGNHPKDGHPVILRHGNTGFTVRHRGALVHVPKNMNPRDVTLEKALKFLSGKDVKLMGRRKLKVEEPVEAM, encoded by the exons ATGAGATTGGCAATGAGCAGTTTGGTGTCCTCAACTACTTCAACTCGTTCAGCTTTTCTTCTCCGCCGCTTCATGGCCACC TTGCAATACAGGACTCTTCACTCTTCGTTTGGCTTTggaaataaatacaataaatgtTGTCTTCTCAAATGCTTAAACACTTGGcaaagttttcatcttttcagaAGTCTACCCGGGGCCTGTCGCTTTAATTCTAGATATATTTCCAGTTTTTTGCCTTTAGATCGCGGTATCAAATTGGCTTCACTCAATTCTATACTCTTTCCTAGAAGGTACTttttttatgtatcaaaagCAGCCAATGAAGAAAAGAGAGGGAATAGCTTCcccttcaaatttaaaaaaagttggaTACAGACTAAGGCGTTGGCTTCTGCACGTAAGAACCAAGATGTTAATATGGTGACTTCAGCAAGTGAACAGCTGGTTCAAGATGCCAAGGAAGGAGTGACGCAAAAATctaaagttaataataaaacaaagcaACCCTCCAGAAGTAAGAAAAGCAAGGAAAAACTTTCTGCTGCTACTGCATCAGAACAAGCTACAGTGGAAAAGAGTCCCACCCTGGCTTCAAAG ACTTCAACTGGGATCACCACTGTGGAAACCCTTGATAGTTCTGTTTCAACAAAACAGCAGTCCAACAAGAAAAGTGAGAACTCTAGTAGAAAGGGGAAATGTTCGAAGGTAGCCTCGCAGAAACAGAAACTGGAGAAAGTAATCATAAAGAAGCATCAAGGACAAAAAAAGTTGAAGCCGCTATACCCCCCAATTGGGAAATCTGTTGTGGTGGTTGAGTCTGTTACAAAGGCAAAGGTCTTTCAGGGCTACCTCGGTGATATGTATGAAGTCTTGCCCAGCTATGGTCATATCAGGGACTTGGCTGCAAGGTCGGGATCTGTGCGACCTGATGATGACTTCAGTATGGTATGGGAAGTCTCACTTGCTGCGTGGACTCATCTGCAAAGCATCAGGATGGCTTTGAATGG AGCAGAAAGTATTATTCTTGCCTCAGATCCTGATTGTGAAGGAGAGGCAATTGCTTGGCACATCACTGAGATGTTGCAACAACAGGAGGctttaagtgaaaatataactgTAGCAAGGGTTGTCTTTCATGAAATAACTGAAGCTTCCATCAAAAGTGCCTTGCAAGCTCCAAGAGAAGTGGATGTAAATTTGGTTCATTCATACCTTGCCCGACGAGCTCTTGATTATTTGATTGGATTTAATATTTCACCATTATTATGGAGGAAACTACCTGGTTGCCAGTCAGCTGGTAGAGTCCAGTCTGCTGCCCTGTCTCTTATATGTGACAGAGAATTAGAAATTGATGAATTTAAGCCACAAGAGTATTGGACTGTTGAGGTTGAGTTGAACAAACAAGAGCCAAATTCTTCAGCGGACACCTTTTGTTTTCCAGCTCACCTTACCCATTTCAAATCAAAAAAGTTAAATCAGTACTCAATTAGCTCTCATACAAAGGCAAAGGATATTGAACAAAAGATAAATACAATAGATCTTCAAGTCATTGGTTCTAAGAAAAGCACGATGAGGAAAAATCCTCCCACCCCATATATAACATCAACTCTTCAAGAAGACGCTGCAAACATATTGCATTTTTCTGCATCATACACAATGAAG CTCGCACAAAAACTTTATGAAGGGGTTCAGTTATCAGAGGGGAAGGCAGCTGGTCTGATAACTTACATGAGAACAGACAGACTACGT ATTTCTGATGAAGCTGTTCGGGATATCCGCTCGTTGCTCATTGAAAG GTATGGATCAGATTATGCATCAGAAAgtcctcaaaaatattttaaaatggtgAAGAATGCTCAAGAGGCTCATGAAGCTATTAGGCCCACTGATATGCGGAGGTTACCCG CTATGCTCACTGGAATTCTAGATGAGGATTCCTTGAAGTTGTACACTCTTATTTGGTCTCGAACAATGGCATGTCAAATGGAACCTGCAATCATTGGGCAG ATACAACTGGACATCGGTGATACTACTGAGTCCATTGTATTTCGTTCTTCATGCTCAAAAGTAGAATTTCTTGGATTCCAAGCTGTTTATGAG GATGCTAATGCTGGAGCTATCAAATAtaaggaaaatgaagaaaaagatcgTGATGAAGCTTTTGAAATTCTCAATTCACTGAAG tCAGGGGAGCCATTGTCTCTTGGTCAAGTGGAACTCAAGCAACATCATAGCCAGCCTCCACCACGCTACTCAGAAGGATCACTG GTCAAGAAGCTGGAAGAGCTTGGGATTGGAAGACCTTCTACATATGCCTCTACATTAAAAGTTTTACAG gaTAGGAAATATGTGACAGTGAAAAGCCATGTATTGTATCCTGAATTTCGTGGTCGTATG GTGTCAGCATTTCTCTCTCACCACTTCTCGGAGGTTACAAACTACAGTTTTACTGCTGATACGGAAACTGAG CTTGATAATGTTTCTGCTGGCGTAACTGAATGGAAAGGCCTCCTTAAGGATTATTGGACAAGATTCAATTCATATTGTACCCGTGCTCAAAGGGTACATATTCATCAA GTGGAGGAGATGTTGGGGAAAACATTTGGGGactttttgtttgcttccatcCCCAATAAAGACAGGGCTTGTCCAAG TTGTGGTGAGGGCACTTTGATTTTCAGAGTAAGTAGATTTGGTGCAGGATATTTTATAGGCTGTAATCAACACCCAaaatgcaa ATATATTGCCAAGACACTATATGGTGACgaggatgaagaagaagatgctcCTGAAAAAAGCAGTAGTGTAGAGGAGCCAAGATTGATAGGTCTACATCCAGGTTCACATGAAAAG GTTCTTTTGAAGAGTGGCCCTTATGGATTCTATGTACAGCTTGGTGAAGATAGGATGGATTATGCGCCTAAAAGGGTCAATGCTTCCCAC ATTAAGGATATGGACTCTATCACCCTTGAAGACGCTCTGGAGTTGCTGCGTTTCCCTTTGACATTA GGAAACCATCCAAAGGATGGGCATCCAGTAATATTAAGGCATGGCAATACTGGATTTACTGTTAGACATCGAGGCGCTCTTGTGCATGTTCCAAAG AACATGAATCCGAGGGATGTCACTCTTGAGAAGGCATTGAAATTTTTGTCAGGTAAAGATGTAAAACTAATGGGCCGGCGTAAGCTGAAAGTTGAAGAACCTGTGGAGGCCATGTAG
- the LOC123195342 gene encoding DNA topoisomerase 1-like isoform X3, with product MRLAMSSLVSSTTSTRSAFLLRRFMATLQYRTLHSSFGFGNKYNKCCLLKCLNTWQSFHLFRSLPGACRFNSRYISSFLPLDRGIKLASLNSILFPRRYFFYVSKAANEEKRGNSFPFKFKKSWIQTKALASARKNQDVNMVTSASEQLVQDAKEGVTQKSKVNNKTKQPSRSKKSKEKLSAATASEQATVEKSPTLASKKTSTGITTVETLDSSVSTKQQSNKKSENSSRKGKCSKVASQKQKLEKVIIKKHQGQKKLKPLYPPIGKSVVVVESVTKAKVFQGYLGDMYEVLPSYGHIRDLAARSGSVRPDDDFSMVWEVSLAAWTHLQSIRMALNGFLMKLFGISARCSLKVSFLRYGSDYASESPQKYFKMVKNAQEAHEAIRPTDMRRLPAMLTGILDEDSLKLYTLIWSRTMACQMEPAIIGQIQLDIGDTTESIVFRSSCSKVEFLGFQAVYEDANAGAIKYKENEEKDRDEAFEILNSLKSGEPLSLGQVELKQHHSQPPPRYSEGSLVKKLEELGIGRPSTYASTLKVLQDRKYVTVKSHVLYPEFRGRMVSAFLSHHFSEVTNYSFTADTETELDNVSAGVTEWKGLLKDYWTRFNSYCTRAQRVHIHQVEEMLGKTFGDFLFASIPNKDRACPSCGEGTLIFRVSRFGAGYFIGCNQHPKCKYIAKTLYGDEDEEEDAPEKSSSVEEPRLIGLHPGSHEKVLLKSGPYGFYVQLGEDRMDYAPKRVNASHIKDMDSITLEDALELLRFPLTLGNHPKDGHPVILRHGNTGFTVRHRGALVHVPKNMNPRDVTLEKALKFLSGKDVKLMGRRKLKVEEPVEAM from the exons ATGAGATTGGCAATGAGCAGTTTGGTGTCCTCAACTACTTCAACTCGTTCAGCTTTTCTTCTCCGCCGCTTCATGGCCACC TTGCAATACAGGACTCTTCACTCTTCGTTTGGCTTTggaaataaatacaataaatgtTGTCTTCTCAAATGCTTAAACACTTGGcaaagttttcatcttttcagaAGTCTACCCGGGGCCTGTCGCTTTAATTCTAGATATATTTCCAGTTTTTTGCCTTTAGATCGCGGTATCAAATTGGCTTCACTCAATTCTATACTCTTTCCTAGAAGGTACTttttttatgtatcaaaagCAGCCAATGAAGAAAAGAGAGGGAATAGCTTCcccttcaaatttaaaaaaagttggaTACAGACTAAGGCGTTGGCTTCTGCACGTAAGAACCAAGATGTTAATATGGTGACTTCAGCAAGTGAACAGCTGGTTCAAGATGCCAAGGAAGGAGTGACGCAAAAATctaaagttaataataaaacaaagcaACCCTCCAGAAGTAAGAAAAGCAAGGAAAAACTTTCTGCTGCTACTGCATCAGAACAAGCTACAGTGGAAAAGAGTCCCACCCTGGCTTCAAAG AAGACTTCAACTGGGATCACCACTGTGGAAACCCTTGATAGTTCTGTTTCAACAAAACAGCAGTCCAACAAGAAAAGTGAGAACTCTAGTAGAAAGGGGAAATGTTCGAAGGTAGCCTCGCAGAAACAGAAACTGGAGAAAGTAATCATAAAGAAGCATCAAGGACAAAAAAAGTTGAAGCCGCTATACCCCCCAATTGGGAAATCTGTTGTGGTGGTTGAGTCTGTTACAAAGGCAAAGGTCTTTCAGGGCTACCTCGGTGATATGTATGAAGTCTTGCCCAGCTATGGTCATATCAGGGACTTGGCTGCAAGGTCGGGATCTGTGCGACCTGATGATGACTTCAGTATGGTATGGGAAGTCTCACTTGCTGCGTGGACTCATCTGCAAAGCATCAGGATGGCTTTGAATGG ATTTCTGATGAAGCTGTTCGGGATATCCGCTCGTTGCTCATTGAAAG tTAGTTTTCTCAGGTATGGATCAGATTATGCATCAGAAAgtcctcaaaaatattttaaaatggtgAAGAATGCTCAAGAGGCTCATGAAGCTATTAGGCCCACTGATATGCGGAGGTTACCCG CTATGCTCACTGGAATTCTAGATGAGGATTCCTTGAAGTTGTACACTCTTATTTGGTCTCGAACAATGGCATGTCAAATGGAACCTGCAATCATTGGGCAG ATACAACTGGACATCGGTGATACTACTGAGTCCATTGTATTTCGTTCTTCATGCTCAAAAGTAGAATTTCTTGGATTCCAAGCTGTTTATGAG GATGCTAATGCTGGAGCTATCAAATAtaaggaaaatgaagaaaaagatcgTGATGAAGCTTTTGAAATTCTCAATTCACTGAAG tCAGGGGAGCCATTGTCTCTTGGTCAAGTGGAACTCAAGCAACATCATAGCCAGCCTCCACCACGCTACTCAGAAGGATCACTG GTCAAGAAGCTGGAAGAGCTTGGGATTGGAAGACCTTCTACATATGCCTCTACATTAAAAGTTTTACAG gaTAGGAAATATGTGACAGTGAAAAGCCATGTATTGTATCCTGAATTTCGTGGTCGTATG GTGTCAGCATTTCTCTCTCACCACTTCTCGGAGGTTACAAACTACAGTTTTACTGCTGATACGGAAACTGAG CTTGATAATGTTTCTGCTGGCGTAACTGAATGGAAAGGCCTCCTTAAGGATTATTGGACAAGATTCAATTCATATTGTACCCGTGCTCAAAGGGTACATATTCATCAA GTGGAGGAGATGTTGGGGAAAACATTTGGGGactttttgtttgcttccatcCCCAATAAAGACAGGGCTTGTCCAAG TTGTGGTGAGGGCACTTTGATTTTCAGAGTAAGTAGATTTGGTGCAGGATATTTTATAGGCTGTAATCAACACCCAaaatgcaa ATATATTGCCAAGACACTATATGGTGACgaggatgaagaagaagatgctcCTGAAAAAAGCAGTAGTGTAGAGGAGCCAAGATTGATAGGTCTACATCCAGGTTCACATGAAAAG GTTCTTTTGAAGAGTGGCCCTTATGGATTCTATGTACAGCTTGGTGAAGATAGGATGGATTATGCGCCTAAAAGGGTCAATGCTTCCCAC ATTAAGGATATGGACTCTATCACCCTTGAAGACGCTCTGGAGTTGCTGCGTTTCCCTTTGACATTA GGAAACCATCCAAAGGATGGGCATCCAGTAATATTAAGGCATGGCAATACTGGATTTACTGTTAGACATCGAGGCGCTCTTGTGCATGTTCCAAAG AACATGAATCCGAGGGATGTCACTCTTGAGAAGGCATTGAAATTTTTGTCAGGTAAAGATGTAAAACTAATGGGCCGGCGTAAGCTGAAAGTTGAAGAACCTGTGGAGGCCATGTAG
- the LOC123195342 gene encoding DNA topoisomerase 1-like isoform X1 — protein sequence MRLAMSSLVSSTTSTRSAFLLRRFMATLQYRTLHSSFGFGNKYNKCCLLKCLNTWQSFHLFRSLPGACRFNSRYISSFLPLDRGIKLASLNSILFPRRYFFYVSKAANEEKRGNSFPFKFKKSWIQTKALASARKNQDVNMVTSASEQLVQDAKEGVTQKSKVNNKTKQPSRSKKSKEKLSAATASEQATVEKSPTLASKKTSTGITTVETLDSSVSTKQQSNKKSENSSRKGKCSKVASQKQKLEKVIIKKHQGQKKLKPLYPPIGKSVVVVESVTKAKVFQGYLGDMYEVLPSYGHIRDLAARSGSVRPDDDFSMVWEVSLAAWTHLQSIRMALNGAESIILASDPDCEGEAIAWHITEMLQQQEALSENITVARVVFHEITEASIKSALQAPREVDVNLVHSYLARRALDYLIGFNISPLLWRKLPGCQSAGRVQSAALSLICDRELEIDEFKPQEYWTVEVELNKQEPNSSADTFCFPAHLTHFKSKKLNQYSISSHTKAKDIEQKINTIDLQVIGSKKSTMRKNPPTPYITSTLQEDAANILHFSASYTMKLAQKLYEGVQLSEGKAAGLITYMRTDRLRISDEAVRDIRSLLIERYGSDYASESPQKYFKMVKNAQEAHEAIRPTDMRRLPAMLTGILDEDSLKLYTLIWSRTMACQMEPAIIGQIQLDIGDTTESIVFRSSCSKVEFLGFQAVYEDANAGAIKYKENEEKDRDEAFEILNSLKSGEPLSLGQVELKQHHSQPPPRYSEGSLVKKLEELGIGRPSTYASTLKVLQDRKYVTVKSHVLYPEFRGRMVSAFLSHHFSEVTNYSFTADTETELDNVSAGVTEWKGLLKDYWTRFNSYCTRAQRVHIHQVEEMLGKTFGDFLFASIPNKDRACPSCGEGTLIFRVSRFGAGYFIGCNQHPKCKYIAKTLYGDEDEEEDAPEKSSSVEEPRLIGLHPGSHEKVLLKSGPYGFYVQLGEDRMDYAPKRVNASHIKDMDSITLEDALELLRFPLTLGNHPKDGHPVILRHGNTGFTVRHRGALVHVPKNMNPRDVTLEKALKFLSGKDVKLMGRRKLKVEEPVEAM from the exons ATGAGATTGGCAATGAGCAGTTTGGTGTCCTCAACTACTTCAACTCGTTCAGCTTTTCTTCTCCGCCGCTTCATGGCCACC TTGCAATACAGGACTCTTCACTCTTCGTTTGGCTTTggaaataaatacaataaatgtTGTCTTCTCAAATGCTTAAACACTTGGcaaagttttcatcttttcagaAGTCTACCCGGGGCCTGTCGCTTTAATTCTAGATATATTTCCAGTTTTTTGCCTTTAGATCGCGGTATCAAATTGGCTTCACTCAATTCTATACTCTTTCCTAGAAGGTACTttttttatgtatcaaaagCAGCCAATGAAGAAAAGAGAGGGAATAGCTTCcccttcaaatttaaaaaaagttggaTACAGACTAAGGCGTTGGCTTCTGCACGTAAGAACCAAGATGTTAATATGGTGACTTCAGCAAGTGAACAGCTGGTTCAAGATGCCAAGGAAGGAGTGACGCAAAAATctaaagttaataataaaacaaagcaACCCTCCAGAAGTAAGAAAAGCAAGGAAAAACTTTCTGCTGCTACTGCATCAGAACAAGCTACAGTGGAAAAGAGTCCCACCCTGGCTTCAAAG AAGACTTCAACTGGGATCACCACTGTGGAAACCCTTGATAGTTCTGTTTCAACAAAACAGCAGTCCAACAAGAAAAGTGAGAACTCTAGTAGAAAGGGGAAATGTTCGAAGGTAGCCTCGCAGAAACAGAAACTGGAGAAAGTAATCATAAAGAAGCATCAAGGACAAAAAAAGTTGAAGCCGCTATACCCCCCAATTGGGAAATCTGTTGTGGTGGTTGAGTCTGTTACAAAGGCAAAGGTCTTTCAGGGCTACCTCGGTGATATGTATGAAGTCTTGCCCAGCTATGGTCATATCAGGGACTTGGCTGCAAGGTCGGGATCTGTGCGACCTGATGATGACTTCAGTATGGTATGGGAAGTCTCACTTGCTGCGTGGACTCATCTGCAAAGCATCAGGATGGCTTTGAATGG AGCAGAAAGTATTATTCTTGCCTCAGATCCTGATTGTGAAGGAGAGGCAATTGCTTGGCACATCACTGAGATGTTGCAACAACAGGAGGctttaagtgaaaatataactgTAGCAAGGGTTGTCTTTCATGAAATAACTGAAGCTTCCATCAAAAGTGCCTTGCAAGCTCCAAGAGAAGTGGATGTAAATTTGGTTCATTCATACCTTGCCCGACGAGCTCTTGATTATTTGATTGGATTTAATATTTCACCATTATTATGGAGGAAACTACCTGGTTGCCAGTCAGCTGGTAGAGTCCAGTCTGCTGCCCTGTCTCTTATATGTGACAGAGAATTAGAAATTGATGAATTTAAGCCACAAGAGTATTGGACTGTTGAGGTTGAGTTGAACAAACAAGAGCCAAATTCTTCAGCGGACACCTTTTGTTTTCCAGCTCACCTTACCCATTTCAAATCAAAAAAGTTAAATCAGTACTCAATTAGCTCTCATACAAAGGCAAAGGATATTGAACAAAAGATAAATACAATAGATCTTCAAGTCATTGGTTCTAAGAAAAGCACGATGAGGAAAAATCCTCCCACCCCATATATAACATCAACTCTTCAAGAAGACGCTGCAAACATATTGCATTTTTCTGCATCATACACAATGAAG CTCGCACAAAAACTTTATGAAGGGGTTCAGTTATCAGAGGGGAAGGCAGCTGGTCTGATAACTTACATGAGAACAGACAGACTACGT ATTTCTGATGAAGCTGTTCGGGATATCCGCTCGTTGCTCATTGAAAG GTATGGATCAGATTATGCATCAGAAAgtcctcaaaaatattttaaaatggtgAAGAATGCTCAAGAGGCTCATGAAGCTATTAGGCCCACTGATATGCGGAGGTTACCCG CTATGCTCACTGGAATTCTAGATGAGGATTCCTTGAAGTTGTACACTCTTATTTGGTCTCGAACAATGGCATGTCAAATGGAACCTGCAATCATTGGGCAG ATACAACTGGACATCGGTGATACTACTGAGTCCATTGTATTTCGTTCTTCATGCTCAAAAGTAGAATTTCTTGGATTCCAAGCTGTTTATGAG GATGCTAATGCTGGAGCTATCAAATAtaaggaaaatgaagaaaaagatcgTGATGAAGCTTTTGAAATTCTCAATTCACTGAAG tCAGGGGAGCCATTGTCTCTTGGTCAAGTGGAACTCAAGCAACATCATAGCCAGCCTCCACCACGCTACTCAGAAGGATCACTG GTCAAGAAGCTGGAAGAGCTTGGGATTGGAAGACCTTCTACATATGCCTCTACATTAAAAGTTTTACAG gaTAGGAAATATGTGACAGTGAAAAGCCATGTATTGTATCCTGAATTTCGTGGTCGTATG GTGTCAGCATTTCTCTCTCACCACTTCTCGGAGGTTACAAACTACAGTTTTACTGCTGATACGGAAACTGAG CTTGATAATGTTTCTGCTGGCGTAACTGAATGGAAAGGCCTCCTTAAGGATTATTGGACAAGATTCAATTCATATTGTACCCGTGCTCAAAGGGTACATATTCATCAA GTGGAGGAGATGTTGGGGAAAACATTTGGGGactttttgtttgcttccatcCCCAATAAAGACAGGGCTTGTCCAAG TTGTGGTGAGGGCACTTTGATTTTCAGAGTAAGTAGATTTGGTGCAGGATATTTTATAGGCTGTAATCAACACCCAaaatgcaa ATATATTGCCAAGACACTATATGGTGACgaggatgaagaagaagatgctcCTGAAAAAAGCAGTAGTGTAGAGGAGCCAAGATTGATAGGTCTACATCCAGGTTCACATGAAAAG GTTCTTTTGAAGAGTGGCCCTTATGGATTCTATGTACAGCTTGGTGAAGATAGGATGGATTATGCGCCTAAAAGGGTCAATGCTTCCCAC ATTAAGGATATGGACTCTATCACCCTTGAAGACGCTCTGGAGTTGCTGCGTTTCCCTTTGACATTA GGAAACCATCCAAAGGATGGGCATCCAGTAATATTAAGGCATGGCAATACTGGATTTACTGTTAGACATCGAGGCGCTCTTGTGCATGTTCCAAAG AACATGAATCCGAGGGATGTCACTCTTGAGAAGGCATTGAAATTTTTGTCAGGTAAAGATGTAAAACTAATGGGCCGGCGTAAGCTGAAAGTTGAAGAACCTGTGGAGGCCATGTAG